The proteins below come from a single Williamwhitmania taraxaci genomic window:
- a CDS encoding helix-turn-helix domain-containing protein → MAHINQEQRYVITLMLQQGKLQKEIALFINRSPSVISREIRRNRD, encoded by the coding sequence ATGGCGCACATCAACCAAGAGCAAAGGTATGTAATTACCCTCATGCTACAGCAAGGCAAGCTACAAAAAGAAATAGCCCTGTTTATCAACCGAAGCCCTTCCGTGATATCCCGGGAGATTCGCAGGAACAGGGAT